The Microbacterium luteum genome includes a region encoding these proteins:
- a CDS encoding ABC transporter ATP-binding protein, producing MSTATTTAKISVREVSKTFPLKGEDFVALDRVSLDIADNEFVTVVGPSGCGKSTLMNILAGLEEPSGGEALVDGRSVSGPGPERGVIFQQYALFPWLSVRKNVEFGLKVAGVPKRERRERAEHFIEMVGLQQFADALPKMLSGGMKQRCAIARAYAVNPSILLMDEPFGALDALTRVRLQEQLLDTWSKEKRTVMFITHDVDEAVFLANRVIVMAARPGRLFDVVDVDLPYPRTEEARLSPEFAELRNRVWHAVYHQTPGESGTSSTATRSA from the coding sequence ATGAGCACGGCAACCACGACCGCCAAGATCTCCGTGAGGGAGGTCAGCAAGACCTTCCCGCTCAAGGGCGAGGACTTCGTCGCCCTCGACCGGGTCAGTCTCGACATCGCCGACAACGAGTTCGTCACGGTCGTCGGACCGTCCGGATGCGGCAAGTCGACTCTCATGAACATCCTCGCCGGGCTCGAGGAGCCGAGCGGCGGTGAGGCCCTGGTCGATGGGCGCTCGGTGTCAGGACCCGGGCCTGAACGCGGGGTGATCTTCCAGCAGTACGCGCTCTTCCCGTGGCTGAGCGTGCGCAAGAACGTCGAGTTCGGCCTGAAGGTCGCGGGCGTTCCGAAGCGGGAGCGCCGCGAGCGGGCCGAGCACTTCATCGAGATGGTCGGCCTGCAGCAGTTCGCGGACGCGCTGCCGAAGATGCTCTCCGGGGGCATGAAGCAGCGCTGCGCCATCGCCCGCGCCTATGCGGTGAACCCGTCGATCCTGCTGATGGATGAGCCGTTCGGCGCGCTCGACGCGCTCACCCGGGTGCGCCTTCAGGAGCAGCTCCTCGACACGTGGAGCAAGGAGAAGCGCACGGTCATGTTCATCACGCACGACGTCGACGAGGCCGTCTTCCTCGCCAACCGCGTCATCGTCATGGCGGCGCGACCCGGACGCCTGTTCGACGTCGTCGACGTCGACCTTCCCTATCCGCGAACCGAAGAGGCGCGCCTGAGCCCGGAGTTCGCCGAGCTGCGCAACCGCGTGTGGCACGCCGTCTACCACCAGACCCCCGGTGAGTCCGGGACCTCGTCGACCGCGACCCGGTCGGCCTGA
- a CDS encoding ABC transporter permease: MTDAQEQAADRAVASGGNATTALAVPTGAGRPQRRRLGKRTKLIILNAISIVGGIGIWWVLALSGFQLPTPPEVVERAAQLWSAGILQEDILASLGRVLSGFLLGSAVAIPVGFLMGWYTVARGLFEPWIQFFRTIPPLALLPLVLVLLGIGEIPKIVVIFLAAYLACVISTYQGVVSVDRTLINAARVLGAKDGTIFARVVVPASTPFILVGMRVGLGSAWATLVAAELLAAQAGLGRRMQEAQIYYDLATIFVGIVVIGILGLVMDRLLLFAETKLTGWQERR, from the coding sequence ATGACCGATGCGCAGGAGCAGGCCGCCGACCGCGCCGTCGCCTCCGGCGGCAACGCCACCACCGCGCTCGCGGTGCCCACCGGAGCGGGCCGCCCGCAGCGTCGGCGCCTCGGCAAGCGAACGAAGCTGATCATCCTCAACGCGATCTCGATCGTCGGCGGGATCGGCATCTGGTGGGTTCTGGCCCTCTCGGGATTCCAGCTGCCCACCCCGCCCGAGGTCGTCGAGCGCGCCGCGCAGCTGTGGAGTGCGGGCATCCTCCAGGAGGACATCCTCGCGAGCCTCGGCCGCGTGCTCAGCGGGTTCCTGCTCGGATCGGCGGTCGCGATCCCCGTCGGTTTCCTCATGGGCTGGTACACGGTCGCTCGCGGACTGTTCGAGCCGTGGATCCAGTTCTTCCGCACGATCCCGCCGCTCGCGCTGCTGCCCCTCGTGCTGGTGCTGCTCGGAATCGGCGAGATCCCCAAGATCGTGGTGATCTTCCTCGCCGCGTACCTCGCGTGCGTGATCTCCACGTACCAGGGCGTCGTGAGCGTCGACCGCACGCTCATCAACGCCGCCCGCGTGCTGGGCGCCAAGGACGGCACGATCTTCGCCCGCGTCGTCGTGCCCGCCTCGACCCCGTTCATCCTCGTCGGGATGCGCGTCGGGCTCGGATCCGCCTGGGCGACGCTGGTCGCGGCCGAACTGCTCGCGGCGCAGGCCGGTCTCGGCCGCCGCATGCAGGAGGCGCAGATCTACTACGACCTGGCGACGATCTTCGTCGGCATCGTCGTGATCGGAATCCTCGGCTTGGTGATGGACCGTCTGCTCCTGTTCGCCGAGACGAAGCTGACCGGATGGCAGGAGCGACGATGA